The Desulfovibrio sp. JC010 sequence ATAGCGATCTTTACCGAGGGGAGAAACATCTGGATACCTTGCCTTAATGTCAGTCCAGCTATCCCAAGATGCAACGTTGACTTCATGAAACCAGCAGTCAAGCGACTCCTTTGCATCAGAATGCTTCTTTCCATAATCACGTAAAGTAGCTCGACTAATTATTCGCATAGGTTCCCTGAACTCTCCTAAGCATAGAATAAACAGTTCCCAAAAACTGTCAACACAAAAGGTTCCCAAAATATGAACTAAAGTACCCCTACCCCACGATAGCATCCGCCACAGCAACACAAACAGCAAGTGCCGCATGATCACTCTGCCCGGCAAACTCTTTACCATCTTTGGTCAAAACAGCACGCCAATCGGTTTCAGTCATGCTGCCGCGGCTTAAATCTTCCAGCTGGAACTTCCAGCCTTCTTCTTCCATTTTCTCCGTGATCTTAAGAGCCTCATGGATATCTTCCATGGCCCGTTCAGGCATGCTGTCGCCGAGATTTTCCTTGAGCAATGCTTCCAGACTTTCGTATGTATATTCAGCCATTTTATTTCCTCCAAATTGTTCGGTTAATTCTTATATGCCTAGTACGTCTTGATTGACGTTGTTTAACCAATTAAACAGTTGTAATTTTGCATGGCAGACCGATTTTGCCTTGGTTTTTTAAGACCGTGCCGGAGCTTGGGTCGTCATGCTTTGTTCTTCTAACCCGAACCGTTGCTTGGGAT is a genomic window containing:
- a CDS encoding type II toxin-antitoxin system HigB family toxin; its protein translation is MRIISRATLRDYGKKHSDAKESLDCWFHEVNVASWDSWTDIKARYPDVSPLGKDRYVFNIKGNKYRIITAVHFASKIVFIRFVGTHAEYDKVDAEKV